The Arachis hypogaea cultivar Tifrunner chromosome 19, arahy.Tifrunner.gnm2.J5K5, whole genome shotgun sequence genome has a window encoding:
- the LOC112778508 gene encoding uncharacterized protein — MEAYENAQIYKEKTKAFHDHHIRRKDFQEGDEVLLYNSRLRFMLGKLRFRWEGPFKVKEIKPYGVVELFDPQRDTTFKVNGHRVKKYHGYKSPREVEVLLLEDAPKGEEA, encoded by the coding sequence ATGgaggcatatgagaatgcccAGATATACAAAGAGAAGACTAAAGCCTTTCACGATCACCATATTCGAAGgaaggattttcaagaaggtgatgaggttctcctctacaactcgaggcttAGATTTATGCTTGGCAAGCTCCGTTttagatgggaaggaccctttAAGGTGAAAGAGATAAAGCCTTATGGAGTAGTGGAATTGTTTGACCCTCAAAGAGACACAACTTTcaaagtgaatggacatagagtgaagaagtaccatggctacaagtCACCAAGAGAAGTGGAAGTGCTCCTACTTGAGGATGCACCAAAAGGAGAAGAAGCTTAA